A section of the Phaseolus vulgaris cultivar G19833 chromosome 8, P. vulgaris v2.0, whole genome shotgun sequence genome encodes:
- the LOC137826860 gene encoding protein WVD2-like 7, whose translation MGHSSACLTQQPFCYASGFPKEPNERNSNEALGQSISFGRFMSESLAWEKWSTFSQNRYVEEAEKFTQPGSVAEKKAFFEAHYKKLAAQKAAALLEQSTSSSQTQEEQQAPVDNTHKSHMASAMSRVVLREENAHFLDTYSDVTATFKSNSNTQTNLPQSNKVEKVLPDHQSDNCKELTEEEGTNFGKEVLQQMGKKKQPVSSFKLLKIVGSSKFNNSTPVKCSTPSLSNKDDIATPMSNKSENKEKSTPKSPHMSLNFTLIREINRLRVSLMRKFESTRVGAGSSKTSKDGSTLLRTTTKVSKNELQKHSSFIPLIESERSKTTSPFRWRTEERASSRKKKLEKEFSGSEVQKMRLHTKFKEKTEINIRKLRQSFCFRARSPPDLYKDKEASRGGTKMDGLAPSESTNKGRRPLSIAETPSSLHCNRPLQGKTCGTFTKPLTSNSYLITTHENTSPNIQNGNQNNRNYKCSITV comes from the exons ATGGGACACTCATCAGCTTGTCTCACGCAACAACCATTCTGTTATGCCTCTGGCTTTCCCAAAGAACCCAACGAG AGAAACTCAAATGAAGCACTTGGGCAATCAATCTCATTTGGGAGGTTCATGTCAGAGTCTCTGGCATGGGAGAAATGGTCTACTTTCTCACAAAACCGCTATGTTGAAGAGGCAGAGAAGTTTACACAGCCTGGTTCAGTTGCAGAGAAGAAAGCTTTCTTTGAAGCTCACTACAAGAAACTTGCTGCTCAAAAGGCAGCTGCTTTGCTTGAACAATCAACCAGTTCCTCACAGACCCAGGAAGAACAGCAAGCACCGGTTGATAACACCCATAAATCACACATGGCAAGTGCAATGTCTAGAGTAGTTCTCCGTGAAGAAAATGCTCATTTTTTAGACACTTATTCAGATGTTACTGCCACCTTTAAGTCAAATTCAAATACACAAACTAATTTACCTCAGAGTAACAAGGTAGAAAAAGTTCTACCAGATCACCAATCTGACAACTGTAAGGAGCTAACTGAAGAAGAG GGTACCAACTTTGGTAAGGAAGTTTTGCAACAAATGGGCAAGAAGAAACAGCCCGTTTCTTCATTCAAGTTGTTAAAAATTGTTGGATCATCTAAGTTCAACAACTCTACACCAGTAAAATGCTCAACTCCTAGTCTTTCTAATAAAGATGATATTGCTACTCCAATGAGCAATAAgtcagaaaataaagaaaaatcaacTCCTAAGTCACCTCACATGTCGCTTAATTTCACACTCATTAGAGAAATCAATAGATTGAGAGTATCGTTGATGAGGAAATTTGAAAGTACTAGAGTTGGAGCTGGTTCTTCCAAGACTTCAAAGGATGGTTCGACTCTCCTAAGAACCACAACTAAG GTTTCTAAGAATGAGTTGCAAAAGCATTCTTCATTTATCCCTTTAATAGAATCTGAAAG AAGTAAAACGACGTCCCCATTTAGATGGAGAACAGAAGAAAGAGCTTCAAGTAGAAAGAAG AAACTTGAAAAAGAGTTTAGTGGTAGTGAAGTGCAGAAAATGCGGCTGCATACAAAATTCAAG GAAAAAACAGAGATAAATATTAGGAAACTACGTCAGAGCTTTTGCTTCAGAGCAAGGTCACCACCTGATTTGTACAAGGATAAAGAAGCATCCAGGGGAGGAACGAAAATG GATGGATTGGCACCTTCTGAATCAACCAATAAGGGAAGAAGACCCTTAAGTATAGCAGAGACCCCGAGCTCTTTACATTGTAATAGACCTTTGCAGGGAAAGACTTGTGGCACCTTCACAAAGCCTCTCACTTCAAATTCCTATTTGATTACTACTCATGAAAATACATCTCCAAATATTCAGAATGGAAACCAGaataatagaaattacaaaTGTAGTATTACTGTATAA